The DNA region GATATATTTTTATGGAAAGTTTATTTTTACCAAATTATACTATTGGAAGCGATGCGTATAACTATATAGATGATATATGCAAAAATTATGGTTCTAATGCTGTAATTATTTCTGGAAAAAAATCTTTAAATGCTTCAAGAGATATTTTATTAAATAGCTTAAAAAATATAAAGATAATTGCTGAGATTTATTATGGCGGTGTTGCGAGTTATGAGAATGTTGAGATGCTAAAAAATATTAAAGAGATAAAAGAAGCTGATATGATTTTTGCTGTTGGCGGAGGGCGTTGCGTTGATACAGTAAAGACACTTTGCGATATGATAAATAAGCCTTTATTTACTTTTCCTACATTAGCTTCTAATTGTGCTGCTGTTACAAGCTTATCTGTTATGTATAATAGTGATGATTCTTATAAAGATTTATATACTCAAAAAAGACCTGCTATTCATACTTTTATCAATACTGATATTATATTAAACTCTCCTGAGAGATATTTTATTGCGGGTATGGGAGATGCTTTATCTAAACAATATGAAACTTTATTTTCTACAAGAAATGAAGTTCTTAATTATAAAGATTTTTTAGGCTATGAAATAATAAAAGAATGTTCTAATGATATAATAAAATATTCTTTAAAAGCTTTTAATGATTTTAAAAATAAAAAGCCTACTGATGATTTTAATAGAGTAGTTTTGCATATAGTATATACTACAGGGCTTACATCTGTAACGATTAAAGATGATTATCATATATCATTGCCTCATGCTGTATATAATGGTCTTACACGAATAAAAGAAATAGGAGAGAAGTTCTTTCATGGAGAGCTTGTAGCTTATGGCATACTTTTGCTTTTAACTATGGATAAAAACTTTGATGAGCTTGAAAAAGTTTTTAATTTTAATAAATCTTTATCCCTTCCAACTTCAATAAAAAACATTGGTATAAAAGATATAAGTTTAGAAAATGAAGAATTATCAAGAGTTTTAGATGGGGCATTTGCTTCTAAAGATTTAGAGGTTTCTCCTTATCCTATTACTAAAGATATGATAATTAATGCCATGATAGAACTTGAAGAATATAACATAAAAAAAGCATTATAATTATTAAAAAACAAAAAGCTCTGGAATAATGTTTTTCCAGAGCTTAATTTTTATTTAAATTTATTTTTATTTTAAAGTTATAACATAATTCCATTGAGGCTGTGGGTATCTTCCAGTTTTTCCAACAGGCATACCGTTAGAATCTGTTATTTCAGCTTCGGCATATAATAAATATCTTCCTTTAGGTAAATATTGCCCGCCGCTTAATGGGGATTTTCTTCCTGCAAAATAGAATTGAGTTTGTGCTTGTCCGTCTATAACATATATTTTTGGAAGATAGAATATTAAATCTCTGCTTAAAATATTATAATTATCATCTATTCTTCTAGCATAAAATCTTATTTTTGCAAATTTACCTTGAG from Brachyspira pilosicoli includes:
- a CDS encoding iron-containing alcohol dehydrogenase family protein, with translation MESLFLPNYTIGSDAYNYIDDICKNYGSNAVIISGKKSLNASRDILLNSLKNIKIIAEIYYGGVASYENVEMLKNIKEIKEADMIFAVGGGRCVDTVKTLCDMINKPLFTFPTLASNCAAVTSLSVMYNSDDSYKDLYTQKRPAIHTFINTDIILNSPERYFIAGMGDALSKQYETLFSTRNEVLNYKDFLGYEIIKECSNDIIKYSLKAFNDFKNKKPTDDFNRVVLHIVYTTGLTSVTIKDDYHISLPHAVYNGLTRIKEIGEKFFHGELVAYGILLLLTMDKNFDELEKVFNFNKSLSLPTSIKNIGIKDISLENEELSRVLDGAFASKDLEVSPYPITKDMIINAMIELEEYNIKKAL